CTCACAACGTAATTGCTGCAGTGAAAGAGTGTAACAATATAGGTACAAGGCCAATTTactgtagttttaaaaattagtttTGTTACAGAACTGTACGTATTCCTCGTGATTAAACTTAAATCCTTTTAAATTCTACCACCTTAACTATCATATGAACGTtatgtacaaattataaataggtTGTAccctaaaaagtaaatatatacctaatgttgataggaatgttattaattttcacAGAATATTGATTGGTTTGAAAAGAGAATCAAAATTTCAATATACAGTGCACGCGAAAGTTGCCGCCGAAACTGGATAGTATCtactcaataaaattttaaactacttAGGACTTAATAAAACCATTTTGATAACCTTATGAAAGTAATTAGGTTAAACATCAATTGAAAATATCTTGATTCATTTTGTATCTAGGGCAAATGTTTATACATTTTAGGTATGTAAGTAATGTTACATAATGTACCTTTGacaagataaatattttgaaatcggcattaatacttaaatttaaataatattcgacaCGTCAACGCTAACAGGTCTGCAATATTCGTTTTGTGTATTACGAGCAAGACGCTAGGATATTGTGTCACAGTCACAGCTGACGTTAAAGCGACACCGGCTTCGAACGATCAATACCGCGTTATCAACATATTTAACCCAGTGTGGGTGTTTACATGCGCGTAGTACTCGTGCCGCGCTTAACTAAGTTTGACGCGGCTGATAACGCTAAGTCGCAATAcggttttaataaaagaaatgtaaaCCAGCATGCCTCTACCGGATCTTATTAAACGTGCGTCGAGTTATTTCCTAGGGCTCGAGTTCGATGACAACGAAGAACCTCCCGATTACGTCGacaatgaaatattgttttgtaagaATAATGTGTGCGTACATCCACCGACAATTGCGAGGCATGAATTAGATATTGTACACCATCCGGGTTATATGACAGTGACGACGAAAGTGTTTACTGATCAGCACAATAATGCTAAACGGCCTACGCTATTCTTAAATTGGATACCCAATTCCACTTTAAAGAAGTGTCCGTCAGCTGTTGAAACTAGCCCTAGCGATGAAATCGGCTGTGGGATTAAGCCCACAAATCCTCAAGACATTCCAACCCAGAAGACTGTACAGCAAAAGAAcagaaaatatatcaataacgaGAACGCCTTCTCCGACTCCTCGGACACGACTAGTCTGAATTCGAATTCGGATAAACAGAGCATCAAATCAAACGATACCAGGTACACCCAGAACGATACGACTCAAGAGGAATTGTCGTCTAGTTCTAAGCCTACGATAAAATCTGTAGATTCGAGTAAGGATGATGTGTTTGTTTCTATCGATAAAGATGAGTCGAAAGATcagatatttgaatttgaacgGCACGTACGATCCCAGTCAATGACGTCGGTTAATATAACGATTGCTAACCCGAACGTCGAAAACGTTGATCTGACTCCAGATTCAGTTTCTGGTAGCTTTATGAGGTCTCTGTCTATGAGTTCATGCGACGAAGGCAATCCTAATTGGATGAGCACACCTGAATTCTTAGCTCTGAAACATAATTTAGTTTTTCCGGACAGCGTACATAGTTCCCCCGTACCGCAAAGACGACAGCCTTTGAAATGTCGAAGGTGAGTGTAAAGTTCAATCTATTATTCAACTATCAATTTCCAATTTAAATATCTGATAAGCTCTGAAAGTAAATTACCGCGgattggttttatttatttaaatatatcattcaaGTATTTAAAGCAATTTCGTACTCGTTTATGAGATCGACTCATAAGCTACGAAAGTATGTATGCACCAGAATGTAACTAAGAATGATGAATGCCAATTGACTAATTTATTTTCGTCCCAGCGACCGTTCGAGTTACTATAATTCGCAAAGGTTATTAAGAGAGTTATAAAAGATCGgttacaacaatatataaaaaaaatattaatagaaatggTAATCAAAATGCAGAAACATTCTATTCTATTTCTGGATTGTCTTGAACTTTTGGAAAGTCTATGTTTATGTTTCAGATTTGTTTAATAGTatcttgatgatgatgattaacaGTTGAATAGTTTAATCTATGTAGGTCATGTTCAATGGTTCCGGCAATTAGTTATCGGACGCATAACACATTACTGTTTTCGATAAGAAATAAGGCTTCAAAACAAACTTGGCTCTGGTTCTGTAGTTTTTtgtcaaaagaaataaataataattcgattCTAATAAATTTCATGAGAATATAGCATATGGTAAGGTACGTTTagtagtttagttttatttgcaaAAGCGGGAATCACAATAGCGCTTGGGAATACCCACACTAGACTCACTGTTATACTGGACATAATTAGATGATGAGATGAGATGATTCATTGTTCTATATTTCACTCAGGACAATACTGTTTAATAAACtttcattgattttaaatttcaattttttttattttggtaaataatttaatgtgagaatttaattattttaccaaaCATACTTATGTAGATATAGTAAATTAATCAAGAGATAAATCCAACATTAATGCGCGTTAgcatacggttttttttaaattttcatggtCATTCGCATTTCATGTGGATTCCCCGGGGAAtactagattatttattaaataagaaccTCAAAGAAATCTCAAGTTACTAATATAAGCTCGGTTGCGGTTGTCTATATAAGCGATAgtgagatttttttataaatgaattgttTGCCGCGTTCAATTTATTCAGTTCATCAAATTATTCAGTTTTCAGTTTTATCAAGTTATTCAGTTTACCCAAAATAATGGCGGCATATTCAATCATCCTATCGGCAACACATTTGAATTTCCACCAAGCTTCAAAAATTAACCAACAAGATAACTAAAGAAAACAGTTATTTCTAACGCAAACTCAGTAGATATTAGACGtagtttttcttttgaaatatttttctagtaTTTGTCGTGGAGTCTTAATTACTTTAACCTAGATCTTAACGGGTTCTATTATTAGAAAAGAGCATTTGTCTTACCTTCGAGTAATTAATTGCAATGCAGATACATTTTCTTgccattaatttgtatttttatattatctcgTATTCGGTTTTAAAGGAAAAGATGGTAAGTAAAATTTGACAGAAAACATAAGGTACATGTGTATATGTCAACTGGTACCTGAGCAGCTTCTGAGTCCCAAGACTTACTTATAAGACAAGAGGTAATCGTTatctagcagtgggaaatttacataatttatttgtactaTTAACTTTCGAAGCCATGTCGGAAACTACTCTTGACATTACTAAGATCATTGGGTATACAAttgcattatattattcattcataaaaaacaGCAGGATTATTCCACATTTAGAGTTGATTTTTCCACATTTAGagttaaatttattcaagtatctAAACAAAATCGGTGTAATTTGTAACACAGTTCACGCTAGATTACTGTTCAGTTTTACGatatctatttatttcaaattaaatttatcagatTAATACTATAAAggcgaaagtaattctgtctcgTTTTACTTCATTAGCCATAAACCTTTGAACCGATCGAATTAAATTTCTAGTAGGACGTGCGCGTTAAGAGCCCTTAAGTGGACTCCCAACTTTTGGCTCGAGTCTCACTACTCGCCATTCCACAAATTGTCGAGGTCAATAGAGCCACACCAATTAAgttccgaaaaaaaaaattacttataggTAGCTTAAGAACTTATAACACTAAAAATACATTATCCTATACCAATCTTTAATATGagaagaaaatatattcattaaggATCCGTAAAAATGGCGATTTGAACATCAGCGAACTTTTTATCAAAtctttgaaaacaaaattaaaatggaaatacCTAATTAGTTAAGTAAAGCCGCATGGAGTATGTGCCtacttaaaatgtttgtttttttctttttatttctgtaacagGACTTAGTTATAGACATAAAAAttacaagtatataaaataaatttcatcaaaaagtCTTTATTCAAGATAGCGTATTGGACGTTAAATGGAATTTCAATGCCTTTTCTTATAGCTTACGTTCCTTCGGGTCTCGCTTTCTCCGGTATGTCATTATGGCATTTATTCCGGATAATGAACGTCTTCAATGGAGCCTTTATGAGATAATGTCAGAGCCTAgactgtatttattataaatatataaaaggcattatttaatgttaaaaaaagtttataatttagcTATAAACTACAAGTGTGCATGAAATGTTACTGCAAACACAATATAATCGTAGTCTCAAATGATTAtcttaatctatacttatattataaatacgaaagtatgGACAGAAAAAGTAACCGTCTGTCTGTTATATATGTCATGaattaaactccaaggaaggacatatgcTACATTTTTATCTCTAAAACCTACGAACAACTTTCAAACATGGGCATAGCTGAAGGTGAAatctagtaatttaaaaaaaaatactttgtttttaaaatataatgtttatgtaaCCTCATTGCTTGATTGAGCTTTTATTAAacctgtttttttatataattaaaatgacacGTGCGTTATTTAgtttacatatttgtttaaaaaataatcaaataacatttaataactatttaaaataacaatttttttttgtccagGTTCTCGGTGGATCTAAGTCAGATGCGATCCTTGCGATTATTTTTCAACGACGACAATTGCACTTGCGGTCAACTGGTTGTGGCTTCCAGAGAGtctcaatacaaaatattacattttcacCATGGAGGTCTGGATCATCTGGCACAAGTATTGCACAGATGGCACGCATTATTGCACAACATTAAACTAACACCAGGTACAATTtagtcatataatatatttaataatattaacggtTTTCCTATCATATCTATTCAAAGTGGTATTTTGACCGGGAGTCCCCgctaatattatttactgtattattttacgaaaaaatattattattaataaatatttggaatGGTTAAATGGGCTTTATTTAAGTCGGATTTATTGCACGGCgatctttttaataattaacatttacttGTCGAGAATATTATGCCAAGATAGCAACTATTAAGTACATCTAATGAAGCACCTTTACcagcttttattaaaaaatattcattttttataatgaagcTTGTATATAATGAACTGGTTCGCATAATTAGTCGAGAGTTTTAATTAAGAAGAAAATATGAAAGAATATGTGATGAAAACGACGTAAGGTCATTTCAGAATGCATTGCATGTTTCCGTACAGTTGAGGTTACcgttatttatagtttttgctAAACATAAAACTCGTTTTGTGAAAACCTGACCAAAATTGACAGACGATAcgcagttttaaaatttaaatagtctaataaatattctattaaattaagattttacaaGTAAGTGTATTCTTTGGAATAATGATTTCaccaaaataaatgaaatctaCAACTGCCAAAATTACAACAACTTCGCCAGATATACTAGTCGccttttgaataatatttaggtagatacatttttatttcgcATTATTAATTTCAGGTTCCGAAGAACCAAATTTACCGTATCGCCATTTCATGGTTTGTCGTCCGGAGGTTCAAAAGTCTGAACAACATCCTGAAGAAGGGAAAGTGCCCAAGATTACCCCTGAACTATTTTATGGCAAAGTCATGAACGGGAAAGGCACGATCGAGGATGACTTGTTTTTAAGAAAGTGCGTTTTCTTCGGAGGTCTCGATAAAGAGTTGAGACGAGAAGTTTGGCCGTTCCTACTACATTGTTACCCGTATAACTCTACATACGACGAAAGAgagattatattacaaattagaaCGAGAGAGTATGATGAAGTTGCTAAGAGAAGATTGGAAAAGATGACTCCCGAACAACACGCAGTCTTCTGGAAGAATGTGCAAAGCGTAATAGAGAAGGATGTTGTCAGGACCGATAGAGGGAATCCCTTCTTTGCGGgtgacaataattataatgtcgaaataatgaagaatattttattgaattacgCCATTTATAATCCAGCATTAGGGTAGGTGTTAGACAgcccaatataataaaaataacacaattgctttgAATAATATTGTGATGTTTGAGCTAAACAACATATCATGAGCATGAGCAAAACATTTTAGCAATATATTAATCCATATTGatattacaaatgcgaaagtaactctgtctgtctgtagttCAGGACAGTAAAGgacatatacaaattttaattggaaaaaagtgttgtaagcaaagaggtcttacattaataaaatattttaagttcatttgtaaatatattatattttctacgcGACCAAAGACGCGGGTAACATCTAGTATGTATATAAACCATCTTAATGTAGGTACACCCAAGGAATGAGCGATCTACTGGCGCCGGTCCTGTGTGAGATTAAGTGCGAGGCGGAGGCGTTCTGGTGCTTCGTCGGCCTCATGCAGCGAGCGATATTCGTGTGCACGCCCACCGATAACGACATGGATAATAATTTGGTAAGTACACTTGAGAATTACTAGACTTATTGCGTATTAACCAAACTGTTCCAACGGCttaatgctatttttttattattgtaaatatataatgtctTCGGCGTTTTGGAAAAACATCTTGGGAAAATGTGAATCCGCCATAACCTCAAAATAGTTTCTGATAACGTTACATTGATTtagatttcatttatataataatttctaagAAAGAGTACCTATCTGAAAAGATATGACTCAATACGCAATATGGAACAGCATTAGCATGTTTAATCACTGtatcgattaattattatttaataataaattttatcagtCCTTTGTTCTAATTTCTAAAACTAAATTCCTCTGACAATTGCGTAATAATTTAGTGAAGACATTCAGTGCGAGGACTGAATGCTTCGATTAATTAAGAAATTCCTTCGTTTCGCCCCATATTGAAGCGACAATTTGTGAATATTAAAATCTGTATTacgtgttttataaaatattgcctATATTTTCTATAATCCTATAACATTGACTCAGATATAGGTACTACAATATACTCACGTTAAATTGTGTATACAATACAAATGTTTGGCTAATGTTTGgttaaaactttttgttaaaacacgcggaataataatacaaatttgatGGTTTTCATTGGTACAAGATATTCATGGGTTTTTGAGTAATGTGTATTCAAACAAACAGCCATCGTTTTACACAGAGATACGTATTTGGATACGTACGCCGAGtgtgttaataaatatgtataaatgttgcTGTTGTTCAtccaagatatattttatatcaatatgaatACTTTTAAGATTTaacacataataaattataaaataaatattgcaactatttatatattggtaactattttaaatatgagatttatatatatacaatattaattgcaGTTTAAAGATAAACTCAATTAAAGTAAtgatttatataagtttaattttgtgtgaccaatgaaaataatttgacgTGACCAATTGAAATAAAGATTCGTTTCGATATATTGgttatataatttagaatttattttttaatcagagTAGGTAATTTTTCTGCCTTAGTCCAATGTCAAGGACGTTTTGAAAGTTTGACTCTTCATACAACAGATGTACCTAGTTCattaatttaactatatatttatttctcttaCTTGTTCATTCCTTATAAAGTTCTTGGGCACAAAAGTCAGTCTTTCCCATTAAGTTCATTTGTAGTTTGATATTAGTATTCCCCAAGTTttaaatttcttggtggtagggctctgtgcaagcccgtctgggtaggta
This window of the Vanessa cardui chromosome 5, ilVanCard2.1, whole genome shotgun sequence genome carries:
- the LOC124529966 gene encoding TBC1 domain family member 16, coding for MPLPDLIKRASSYFLGLEFDDNEEPPDYVDNEILFCKNNVCVHPPTIARHELDIVHHPGYMTVTTKVFTDQHNNAKRPTLFLNWIPNSTLKKCPSAVETSPSDEIGCGIKPTNPQDIPTQKTVQQKNRKYINNENAFSDSSDTTSLNSNSDKQSIKSNDTRYTQNDTTQEELSSSSKPTIKSVDSSKDDVFVSIDKDESKDQIFEFERHVRSQSMTSVNITIANPNVENVDLTPDSVSGSFMRSLSMSSCDEGNPNWMSTPEFLALKHNLVFPDSVHSSPVPQRRQPLKCRRFSVDLSQMRSLRLFFNDDNCTCGQLVVASRESQYKILHFHHGGLDHLAQVLHRWHALLHNIKLTPGSEEPNLPYRHFMVCRPEVQKSEQHPEEGKVPKITPELFYGKVMNGKGTIEDDLFLRKCVFFGGLDKELRREVWPFLLHCYPYNSTYDEREIILQIRTREYDEVAKRRLEKMTPEQHAVFWKNVQSVIEKDVVRTDRGNPFFAGDNNYNVEIMKNILLNYAIYNPALGYTQGMSDLLAPVLCEIKCEAEAFWCFVGLMQRAIFVCTPTDNDMDNNLSYLRELIRIMLPHFYKHLEKHVDAMELLFCHRWILLCFKREFTEAVALRMWEACWANYQTDYFHLFLCLAIIAVYADDVIAQDLNTDEMLLHFSSLAMYMDGRLILRKARGLLHQFRQLVRIPCTLVGMCQRCGPGIWDSTHRPSVECTGAHDFCEYAVQ